The genomic DNA GAAAGTGATTTGTGACTGCTTTTGTCAACGAACTGTACAGTGATTATTTAATGTTAACAGTGACAGATTTGGTGGAACGAACAATACAGCAAGAGAAAACTTATTTAGAATGATATTGCGTTTATTCTAAGTTCTACAGATCATTTGAAGGCACACAGTAATGCAACGTATAGTTATTTATTATTGCCTAAGGTATTAATACGCAAATGTGTATGTACGAAAAGATATTCAGCATTGTTTATCTCATAAAACGTATGAAATTGCAGCATGTCTGTGCGTTTTGCATCGAGCAGTTTTATCAAACGTCCTATGCAATatctaaaatttacaataactgtataattgaataaataaactatcatgcacattgacatatttatatatactcgTATAAGTTTTAAAGAGGCATTCGAAATTGTTGTAATCCCAAATGTTGTCCTGACTATCGcttcgaacgcgtcaacgtccggattcatttgtatcggggttatacggGGTGATACTGATATAGTTAAGATaatgtaatacaaatatatagttattttaagtttataaaaCTTAGTCATTAGAcgtttcactttcagatattcAAGATTCTGTTATAGATGAATGGTCAAAAATAGATAAAAGTGTAGTTGTTTTGACGACAGCAATAGATAGCTTAATGGATAAAATTCAGAGCAATAATGTCGTAACTGTAATAGGTTTTTCAGGAAGTGGAAAATCAACTGCCGCCCGTCGTGTAGCATTAAACTTAAAACAAGAACAGAAATATCAAATACTGGCCATGCATTCACCAAAAGATTTAATGACATATTACGTGAGAGGAAAAAAAACAGGTGTTTGTTTTTGATGATGTGTGCGGCAAACATTCtttagatatacacaaattAATGAAATGGAAAGATTTgtcaactaaaattaaaatgtgttttgaaGATGGATTGTTAAAATGTCTGTTTACCTGCAAAACTCATATATTTAATGAAGCTCAGTTTCAAAATGTTGATATTCTTTCATCATGCCAACATGACATACTATCACCTCAATATAATTTGACCAAAGAAGAACGAAAATTAATTGCTAAATCGTATCTTACTCCAAAAGACGTAAAACTTGTTGAGGATTTAAAAGAGTTTTATGAATATGATTGTTTACCACTTTTGTGCCAATTTTACTCGACACATAGGTTTAGCAGTATAAccactttttttaaacatccaACTCAAGTGATTGAGGATGATTTAACTTCATTCTTAAATACACCCGATCAAACAACTTTTACAGTACTAGGATTGTTTGtaatattcaataataaaatcagtaaacatgatattgaaagtcaacattttaaagatatcCTACATGAAATATCGGATAATGTCAAAACATCGCTTGCGCTTTCGCTTAAAGTTGTAAAGGACCATTTAATGATGTTAGCAAATACATATGTTAGAGTGCAGACAGATGCATACAGTATTATTCACGACAAATGGTTTGACACTATCGTTTCTTTTTATGGACAACATATGTTTGACGTCATATTGCGACGGAGTCATTCCGATATTATACGGGACAGGTTTCATCTTGAAATCAACGAACGGTTTCAAGAAAAACACTCACAAGTCATTTCCGTACCGGTCGAAAAAGAATCAGATTATCTGGAAAGATTGTGCAAAGACATCAATGAAGGATATGTAGAAAACgtatttacaaataaacagCTACAGCATTTAAATTTTAGGCTAAAATTTATAGAGCATATACGTAGCAAATCaaatttattagaaaatttacGAATGCTAAAAGATAAATCGCCTTTGTTAGTTGTATCACAGCAAAAATATCTCGATATTATGAAAACGTTATTAGACGTCAAATTTGACGTAAATGTCATGAATAAATTCGGAACAACGTCTTTGTTTATCGCTtccgaaaatgatgattttagaatggtgaaacttttgcttacttataattgttctactaatgcatttaaaaaaggaaaaacaccGCTGCATATAGCTTCTGAGAAAGGACATAAGCAAATTGTAAAACTATTACTAAAGAACAAGGCAAATCCCAATGTACGTCTTGAAAACGAGGAAACACCACTATATATCGCAGCAAATAAAGGACACACCGATATTGTTGAAGTATTACTTGAAAATGAATGTGACATTACTATTTGTGGAAATCGGAAATCTCCACTTTTTATAGCTGCAAGACTAGGTCATACCGAGGTTGTACGTTTGTTACTCGAAGGCAAATTTGATCCAAATATACTCTCTGAGGATATCATGCATTGCGGACAATCATCCTTATGCATTGCTTCAAAATATGGTCATACTAATGCAGCCGAACTATTACTGAAACACGGGGCTGACAGTAATTTAAGAACTAAAGATGGTTTACATCCTCTGTACATAGCTTCAAGAGAGGGTTTTATAGAtattgttaaattgttaattgatTACAATGCGGATGTTGATAgagttgtttattttgaaataaacaagaGACACGCCGTTATGTTTTCAGAAGCAGAAACCATTATAACAATAGATTCTTCCTTATGTGTAGCCTCAGAAAGGGGATTTTCTGATATAGTTCTTTTATTACTCCAAAACAAAAGTGATCCAAACTTATGTAGACTTGACTCAATGGATATAAGCCTGTCCCCTTTATGTATAAGCGCAACATATGGATGGAAGACTATTATAAAATTGCTGCTTAATGACAAAGCGAATCCTAACTTACAACTGGACCACCAGAACGTTGAACCTCCCCTGTTTAAAGCTTCGGAGAATGGATATTTCGAAATTGTCAAAATGTTGCTTAAGAACAAAGCCGATCCTAATTTATGTTCAGTTGATTACCAGTGCCAGGACCAAAGTCCGTTGTACAAAAGTTGCGAAAAGGGTCATTTACAAATAGTGCAATACCTCCTCGAAAGCAAAGcagatcaaaatatatttggGAAAAACTTTAAAACGCCTTTATGTATCGCTAAAGAAAAATGTCACCACGACATTGTTACGCAGttgaaacaatttgaaaaagaacCACTTTATGTAAACCTGCAAAATGTGTTATGAAAAGGCttgaacaattttttaattgaaacatcGACCTTAGCTACGTATGTAatggaaaagtaaaataacacaaataccgaactccgagtaGAATTTAATACGGAAACTCCCTAATTAAATGGATTGAAGATACAAAAGTGCAGATTTTTGCGTTATTTCAATACCGTACATGTAGTGGACACATAGTTCTGTTGAATATTgtctttttcaattgaaataatgatataaaatataatttgtatatttacatGTAAGAAATGTGGCCACTTAGTTTAACGAACGGATAATGGattaattgaaattgaatttagTACCAAATCAACAGATGTCGATGATgttatttaaaatcaatagtCAACAAAgcataagaaaaaaagagaagacaACAATATGGCAATCGAATACCATGAGTCCAATTAGAACATAATAAGATCACCAAAAATGTCAGAaaagtaaattcaaaatttatacatgttataagtcaagataaactgacaatgctatGAAAAACCCCGGAAAACCACGAAAAGACAAGAAAGATCACAAAAATCTCTCCATAGAAAAGTcaaaactgagcaacacgatataaaaaagaagatgtggtatgattgccaattagacaactatccacaaaagaccaaaatgacacaaacattaacaattataggtcaccgtacggccttcgacaatgagcaaagcccataccgcaaatagtcagctataaaaggccccgataagacaatgtaaaacaattcaaacgagaaaactaacggccttatttatgtaaaaaaaaatgaacgaaaaacaattgtatataacacataaacaaacgacaaccactgaattacaggctcctgacttgggacaggcacatacataaaaaatgtggcggagataaacatgttagcgggatcccaaccctccccctaacctgggacagtggtttaacagtacaacataagaacgaactataaaaatcagttgaaaaaggcttaactcatcagatagacaaaaaatacaagtggacgtggccgggtacttatacatcccggcACAAagagacacaatgaacagatctgagagtactcgcagttatctgacagctagttcaaggCCATTAACAACTTATGAAAAAAagcatgcctctaagactaagcaATCAATTCGTACACACCCAACATACAAtcgatttagtgtaaagacgtcataaactgccagagaaaaacatgaccttgtgtaatgccaagttacaggtatcgacagattgtagatccataaaaatgtatatgtatataacatactagtgtAATATtaagttagcttttaatctactgcGATCCCATCAAAAAACGGGGGCGGGGACGGATCTACGTATTCTGAAGTAAGCCGGTCGTGTTTAGCTGCGGAAtcgtagctcttaggtccttatgctatttttttactatttgcggaccatagaGCTACGgatttttcctatttcaaaacGTTCGGAATTGCGACCAAGGTTCAGGTCGCACTCATTTcccaaatatttgttgtttataatCAATGCAAAgcttgtcaatatatatatagttcgttttgtcagatatttttcTAGGATATGACGTTCctttttatgtttgaatattcatttcttTATCACTATTATCTAATTATTTCCATTTGTATACATTCTCCGCCTATTTTGTTCGGCCATAATCTGTCATCTGTATAATAAATTCTGCCAGTCAAGGCACACCTCAAATTATAGCTGGAGTGACATCCACCACTAcgaatatatatttgattatcaCACAAATAATTGTTCTATCCACCAGAATATTATATacacaaaatgtcaatttatacTATACGCAATAGGCtagtttaaaatctaaaattatctaaattaGAAGTAATAATTTGGAATGTCTTATGCTGAGTCACCtgcatattataaatatatataattaactaaTAGCCTTAAACTTTCCTCCTCTGTTTAGGTTGTTTAGTATCCAGACCGAGTAGTCTATATCTTGTTGTATGCAGTAGATGTAACATTTTCCTACATTGAGGTTCaagaatatttgatatattatcaaaatgtttatcttTGTTGTTTTTGCAATAGTTGTAAGGATCTCAAATCAATCTAAATAGTTCAATATTATTGACTCTTGTGCTCTCAGAGAAAATTCTACCAGCAGTTGTCACTATTTTTTCCAATATTGGTTTTCTTACAGCATCTAGAGTTACACAAGTAAGCAGGAAATGGGATAATGTTTCTTCACCATTTTTGCATAGTTGACATGTTGGGTCCACTGCATTAGAGTCATATTTGGCTCTTTGGGATTGTAGTATGTATACCCCTGTTGGAATTTTCACTCCCGGTGGCAATTTGTGTATTATTTTCGGGTCAGAAGTAGATAAACTGACCAACGGATGACAATGACCAAGGTTGTATATTGGAGATACATATTGTAGGCTGTTGACATGTTCTTTTTCATCCAAGATCTTTCTATGCCAGtatgttttaattgtatttacCATGCTTCTTTTCCATgtctcttttgtttttaaagtatcCACAAATTCTACAGGATCTGTTAGTTGATATGTAAAACAGATTTTCTTTGCATCTATGAACCAACTGTTGCTTTTGCacgatttaatttcaattgatgATTTACTATAACCAGGGACGTTAATATAAGTCCTTGctttaacatataaaaataagtaaacaaacACGTGTTTTTCTATAAGAGTAATCTGTTCTTGTTTTTCGTAGGCGTTCCTAACCTCCAACATAGGAGATCGATGATATTTAAGTTATCTTTTCTTGATTTTCGTGACGTTACCACGAGATTCAATATGGCCGAACAAAATAGGCGGAGAATGTATACAAAAGAATAATTAGATAATAGTGTTAAGGAAATGGATATTCAAACGTAAATAGGTACGTCATATCCTAGAAAAATATCTGACGAAACGaactatatatattgacaagTTTTGCatggattataaacaatattttttttagaaataagtgCGACCTGAACCTTGGTCGCAATTCCGAACgttttgaaataggaaaaatcCGTAGCtctatggtccgcaaatagtcaaaaaataacataaggacctaagagctacggttccgcagctacataagactcatcagtgacactcaaattaaaatagttaaaaagcaaaacaagtataaagttgaagagcattaaggaccaaaaattcGATTCTCATTGTCTCCATTATGCATTGGTGACCTTAGAATAATTTTGCCATCATTTATTAGGGATGTCAAAAGATCTGAAATTTGGAACTCGGATACTCGGTAAAGATAATTGAGTACTTGCGAGTACTCGGATGAATCTTAAACGTATGTTGAAAAGTTAAGACTTTATGTGGGAtccagtatttttgttataaccTTTTATAAACATAAGACAAACGTTCTACAATTATAGCTTGCTcctctatttttttgtttcaattcaaCAGTGAATTAACAACCGCCGTTTCTACAAATAAGctataataataacaattattgTTTGGGTACTAGTTCATGAATCAAAttccaataaaataaaaaaatatttgcatataaaGTCCGACAAAGTAGacgatacatgtatcatttgttCCTGATGAGttggtattttttatgataCGACTTGGCCATTAATTTTTCAAGAATAATATTGGACTTCAAATTACTTGTGCTttttcgtgttgctcagtcttgttcttgggtgttttttttttgctccattgtttttctggttttattttattttagccatgacgttgtcagtttatttttgacttttggGTTTGAACGTCGCTCTCGTACTTTCGACTATCtttcaatcttaaattgaacAATAGaagttaaagtcataagaaacctccaataaaaaaaaatatgcatatgtttttttataactaaatggatagttttcattatacagcttatcattatcactgaactagtatatatttgtttaggggccagctgaaggacgcctccgggtgcgggaatttctcgctacattgaagacctgttggtgaccttctgctgttgtgtttttttattttggtcgggttgttgtctctttgacacattccccatttccattctcaattttatgttcattttttctgaggaaaattctttaatttgtccatgttccagaccatatgagtatttggaccgtacgcgtatggtccggaccgtatacgtatactcgtacggtccgaccatacgcgtacggtcggaccgtatgagtatacgcgtatggtccagttTGAGCTGACCATACAAGTTATGGGTTATAttggttaaatttaaacaaacgtTTATCACAATCTCAATTTTTAgttttgcaaatttttattattacaaatggatgaataaaatgaacaaaggaacaattgaaattaaatatttgttcaattgtatatctgaatcctattttgATACTCTCGCCCAAGGTGACATTTGCTACCACAAGTAACgtaatattgtttacatttacatgatttcacctcatgcatgttcctttgcatttgcattttCGTTAAGTTGCTAGatattctaaaacaattgtCCTCCCAAATTATGTTTACTTCCGATATCTTCAATTTCCTTGATCATAATTCAATTATTGTATAACTGATCGATATGCTAAATACAAGAGATTTATTTAACAGAATTAATTAGcgtgaatttttatttatttgaaatataaagtttttatttcaattacaattgaactttttttataacaatttgagAGTTAAGTTATATTGCATTGATAtgttatatgtatttgtattttataaactttaccaacttcttgatattaaataatagtcagaccgtacgcgtacggtccgaccgtacgcgtacggtccgaccgtatgagtattttgaaaaagtacgcataaggtccagaccgtacgcgtacggtccaaatactcatacggtctggaacatccACATtcagaagaagtttacttattttgaattgcttgcttccaggaagcaattcgtcgacatattttccgtatgcatagtgacatGAGCGTGACCCTCCTCGTATaaatccggtgatcacaatacgcatggatatgtcattaaaatgaacaaatatctgataatacatgttaaacacgtgctcaataccaatgctttttgtcatttgtttactataaggtgacaatcggtaaacttcggcttcaaaacataGCATTTAATAGAGAAAAATTGACGGTTAAACGATTTATTTgcgtaaaaaattataaaatcgtgcacttgttttacattgtcatatcggggcctttaatagctaactatgcggtatggcctttgctcattgttgaacaCCATacagtaacctatagttgttaatgtctgtgtcattttggttacttgtggacagttgtatcattggcaatcaaaccacatctcctttttcttatatttgaggCTGAAGTTGAAAGTGTGGGTAgctattaattttctttttaaatacgTTTTTTTCCAGACTTTCGAGACTTTTAAATGCTTTTACtactttttctttcattttatttttatttttccaatgcTTTTACTCCTTAttctttcaattatttttttttagaaattccatgttattaaaatactttaaattattactttatgtatgttttcaaacaaaatagcctcattttttacatataaataatgatttttatcttatttccaCAGGTAAAGTACCTTTGACCAAATTAGACACTAATgactaaaaaaacatatttagctataaaaacatgtattgttCTTCCACTAATCCCCCATGTAGGAATAGCCAGAAtagtaaaacacaaaatgtagGAATAGCCAGAAGACACCGTTTATGGTTAATAcctgcattggttcaagaattggataaacattatttttcaccactcactcgtttcatatggctttaaatttcaaatacagagaaattaaattattttaaatatacatcTTATACGAATCACATTTACAAAGCAGTCTTGATCAACAAACAAAGGTATGTTTTACGGCTTGTGATGAGTTACAATATTAATTCATGTATTGTTGATTCGTGTACAAACAACGATTAAAATGCCTTTAATCAGTTGCGTAGGGTTCATCGCAggtcattttgattttgttcttgTTTAGAAATATTTTCTGGTCAACATTTTCAGACGAAAGACTGTTtgactttatattttttgttataagtaGTGCACATGAAAACATTCCCTCGGAAGGAAATCACGTTGCTGGTACTACAATAATAAATGGTAGCCTCAACATAAACACATTTATGTtcctaaatgatttttttagtatttttacgAATATTTCAACGGAACTAAAGTGAGTGGAAATGTGAAGAGAAAATATCTCAAGATGTATAATAGGCAAACGAGTATCCGAGTACTGAAAATGTAGTCCGGTACTCGGCCTTTCGATCGAGTACCCTCGAGTACTCGTTGCCATCCCTATTATTTATACATAACCACactaaacctatttctcgtatcaaaca from Mytilus trossulus isolate FHL-02 chromosome 8, PNRI_Mtr1.1.1.hap1, whole genome shotgun sequence includes the following:
- the LOC134727957 gene encoding ankyrin-1-like, producing the protein MDEVCFRKTDRGSIPAEESNHLRLQHLIDNAGREAVRVEFDKQFNPEVLQSSIRQMNLLQNTNLNQEQRDLLQPRKGCVSSEAFDITLMMVFFRHLPNLHIGRRLPLETDESTAADLTRIVFFRNARAHNIQDSVIDEWSKIDKSVVVLTTAIDSLMDKIQSNNVVTVIGFSGSGKSTAARRVALNLKQEQKYQILAMHSPKDLMTYYNKANPNVRLENEETPLYIAANKGHTDIVEVLLENECDITICGNRKSPLFIAARLGHTEVVRLLLEGKFDPNILSEDIMHCGQSSLCIASKYGHTNAAELLLKHGADSNLRTKDGLHPLYIASREGFIDIVKLLIDYNADVDRVVYFEINKRHAVMFSEAETIITIDSSLCVASERGFSDIVLLLLQNKSDPNLCRLDSMDISLSPLCISATYGWKTIIKLLLNDKANPNLQLDHQNVEPPLFKASENGYFEIVKMLLKNKADPNLCSVDYQCQDQSPLYKSCEKGHLQIVQYLLESKADQNIFGKNFKTPLCIAKEKCHHDIVTQLKQFEKEPLYVNLQNVL